In one window of Myxosarcina sp. GI1 DNA:
- a CDS encoding Tn3 family transposase: MVKANGNTEELIETWTLLPQELELVRSKNGANQIGFAILLKYFQAYARFPTSDEISTSVITYIAQQLQISADSYSDYDWQGRSISNHRAAIRNLFGFRTATIADGKEIVTWLKAEILPNEQRIEPITELIYQKWRELQIEPPTPGRVERLIHSAIAQHEADFCRQTLNRLTPESIEQIDILLSTADLEASENDDEPSNTKIKMSDFALLKTDPGAIGLGSFLAEIEKLKRIRAVKLPTDLFEDKSSKLVKTYRQRAATETPYLLRQHPPAIRYTLMAAFCSQRSQEITDNLIELLIQIVHRLDTRAQRRIEKQLIDEFKAVSGKTGLLFRIAEAAIAEPDGIIEQVIFPIVSPQTLKDLVAEYKATGASYRRRVHNLMRTSFAGHYRRMIPQLLEMLEFRSNNDIHRPVITAIELLKKYAHSKARYYDPTEEIPIDGVLKNNAKEMLLEIDSEGQSRINRINYEICVLKALRERLCCKEIWVVGANRYRNPDLDLPTDFEAKRRVYYQALTLPEDVETFISGLQQQMAEGLEKLDRGMPQNQGVKIDPRGKGAIRLSPFDPAPEPVNVRQLKGEIDRLWHKTSLLDILKETDLRVNFTRNFKSMGTREILDRKTLQKRLLLCLFGMGTNTGLKQINTGTDGENYRDLVYVRRRYIDKDQLRGAISEVVNAIFEIRLPQIWGEGTTTCASDSKHFPAWEQNLITQYHLRYRGRGVMIYWHVEKNSACIYSQLKTCSSSEVAAMINGVLKHCTSMEVKRNYVDSHGQSEVAFAFTHLLGFQLMPRLKRIKVQKLYRLCAGQADAYQNLQQILTRPINWDLIRQQYDQMVKYTTALRLGTAETEAILKRFSRNPFKHPTYLALVELGRAIKTIFLCRYLDSEALRREINEGLNVVERWNGVNDFIFYGKGGELASNRLESQELSMLSLHLLQISLVYVNTLMIQSVLAQQHWQQKLTARDKASITPLMFGHINPYGTFRLDLNQRLRINVEAA, translated from the coding sequence ATGGTCAAAGCGAATGGCAATACTGAAGAACTAATCGAAACCTGGACGCTCCTACCCCAAGAACTAGAACTGGTTCGTAGTAAAAACGGAGCTAACCAAATTGGTTTTGCCATTCTGCTCAAGTATTTCCAAGCCTATGCCCGTTTTCCTACTTCAGATGAAATATCTACTTCTGTCATCACCTATATAGCCCAACAGTTACAAATTTCTGCTGATTCTTACTCAGATTATGACTGGCAGGGACGCTCTATTAGCAATCATCGTGCAGCCATTCGCAACTTGTTTGGATTTCGTACCGCTACTATTGCCGATGGGAAAGAAATAGTTACTTGGCTAAAAGCCGAAATTCTTCCCAACGAACAGCGAATCGAACCAATTACAGAGCTTATCTACCAGAAATGGCGAGAATTACAAATCGAACCACCGACACCTGGAAGAGTCGAGCGTTTGATACATAGTGCTATAGCACAACACGAAGCCGATTTTTGCCGACAAACGCTAAATAGACTTACCCCAGAGTCAATCGAACAAATCGATATTCTTCTTTCTACAGCAGATTTAGAAGCTTCCGAAAATGATGACGAGCCATCGAATACCAAAATCAAAATGTCGGATTTTGCTCTTTTAAAAACTGACCCAGGAGCAATAGGGTTAGGGAGTTTTCTCGCTGAAATCGAAAAGCTCAAACGCATTCGTGCTGTAAAATTGCCAACCGATTTATTTGAGGACAAATCGTCAAAGCTAGTCAAAACCTATCGTCAGAGAGCAGCTACCGAAACCCCCTATCTTCTTAGACAACATCCCCCTGCTATCCGCTACACTCTAATGGCAGCTTTTTGTAGTCAACGCAGCCAGGAAATTACCGATAATTTGATTGAGTTACTAATTCAAATCGTTCATCGTCTCGATACCAGGGCGCAAAGACGCATCGAAAAGCAGTTAATTGATGAATTTAAAGCGGTGTCGGGCAAAACAGGCTTACTGTTTCGCATCGCGGAAGCAGCAATCGCCGAACCAGATGGAATTATCGAACAGGTAATTTTTCCCATAGTGTCGCCTCAAACTCTCAAAGATTTGGTTGCCGAGTATAAAGCGACTGGTGCATCCTATCGACGCAGAGTTCACAATCTGATGCGAACCTCTTTTGCGGGTCACTACCGCAGAATGATTCCTCAACTGCTAGAAATGCTGGAATTCCGCTCTAACAATGATATTCATCGTCCCGTCATCACAGCAATAGAGCTTTTGAAGAAATACGCCCACAGCAAAGCCCGATATTATGACCCCACCGAAGAAATACCCATCGATGGCGTTCTGAAGAATAATGCCAAGGAGATGTTGCTAGAAATAGACTCAGAAGGACAGAGCCGAATCAACCGCATCAACTATGAAATCTGCGTACTTAAAGCTCTCAGAGAAAGACTCTGCTGTAAGGAGATATGGGTAGTCGGAGCCAATCGCTATCGCAATCCTGATTTAGATTTACCTACCGACTTTGAAGCCAAACGACGGGTTTACTATCAGGCTCTAACTCTTCCTGAAGACGTAGAAACCTTTATTTCTGGCTTACAGCAGCAGATGGCAGAGGGTTTAGAGAAATTAGATCGGGGAATGCCCCAAAACCAGGGTGTTAAAATTGACCCTCGCGGTAAAGGCGCGATTCGACTCAGCCCATTTGACCCCGCACCCGAACCCGTTAACGTTCGGCAACTAAAAGGAGAGATCGATCGCCTCTGGCACAAAACCAGCCTCTTAGACATTCTCAAAGAGACAGACTTGCGAGTTAACTTTACCCGCAACTTTAAAAGTATGGGAACTAGAGAAATCCTCGACAGAAAAACCCTGCAAAAGCGACTGTTGCTCTGTTTGTTCGGTATGGGGACAAATACGGGATTAAAACAGATTAATACGGGAACCGATGGCGAAAACTATCGAGATTTAGTCTATGTCCGTCGTCGCTATATCGACAAAGACCAGTTACGCGGTGCTATTTCCGAGGTTGTCAACGCCATCTTTGAGATTCGTTTGCCGCAGATTTGGGGTGAAGGCACGACTACCTGTGCTAGCGATAGCAAACACTTTCCTGCCTGGGAACAGAATCTGATAACTCAGTATCATCTGCGCTATCGAGGACGGGGGGTGATGATTTACTGGCACGTCGAAAAGAATTCTGCCTGTATTTACTCGCAGCTTAAAACCTGTTCTTCTAGTGAAGTAGCGGCGATGATTAACGGGGTTTTGAAACACTGTACCAGTATGGAAGTCAAACGAAACTACGTTGATAGTCACGGACAGAGTGAGGTAGCTTTTGCCTTCACTCACTTGTTAGGTTTTCAGTTAATGCCCAGACTGAAAAGGATTAAAGTACAGAAGCTCTATCGCCTTTGTGCGGGTCAAGCCGATGCCTATCAGAACTTGCAGCAGATTTTGACTCGACCGATAAATTGGGACTTAATTCGCCAGCAGTATGACCAGATGGTAAAGTATACCACCGCTTTAAGATTGGGTACTGCCGAAACCGAAGCCATCTTAAAACGATTTAGCAGAAATCCGTTCAAGCATCCGACCTATTTGGCTTTAGTAGAATTAGGTAGAGCCATTAAAACTATTTTCCTTTGTCGCTATCTCGATTCGGAGGCTCTGCGACGAGAGATTAATGAGGGTTTGAATGTAGTCGAGCGATGGAACGGGGTCAACGATTTTATCTTCTACGGTAAGGGTGGCGAACTTGCTTCTAACCGTCTGGAAAGTCAGGAGCTATCAATGCTGTCGCTGCATCTGTTGCAAATAAGTTTGGTGTACGTAAATACTTTGATGATTCAGAGCGTATTAGCACAGCAACATTGGCAGCAGAAATTGACGGCAAGAGATAAGGCATCGATTACACCGCTAATGTTCGGTCATATCAATCCTTACGGCACATTTCGTCTCGATTTGAACCAGCGGCTCAGAATTAACGTAGAAGCAGCATGA